From Microtus pennsylvanicus isolate mMicPen1 chromosome 10, mMicPen1.hap1, whole genome shotgun sequence, one genomic window encodes:
- the G0s2 gene encoding G0/G1 switch protein 2, with protein sequence MMESVQELIPLAKEVMAQKPRGKLVKLYVLGSVLALFGVVLGLVETVCSPFTAASRLRDQEAAVTELREACEQQSLHKQALLERSKAQEAETLSSRVLSLRQHAS encoded by the coding sequence ATGATGGAAAGTGTGCAGGAGCTGATCCCTTTGGCCAAGGAGGTGATGGCGCAGAAGCCCCGCGGGAAGCTGGTGAAGCTGTACGTGCTGGGCAGCGTGCTGGCTCTCTTCGGTGTGGTTCTCGGCCTGGTGGAGACCGTGTGCAGCCCCTTCACAGCGGCCAGTCGTCTGCGCGACCAGGAGGCAGCAGTGACAGAGCTGAGGGAAGCTTGCGAGCAACAGTCCCTCCACAAGCAGGCCCTGCTGGAAAGAAGCAAGGCACAGGAGGCGGAGACCCTGAGTAGCCGGGTCTTGTCCCTCAGGCAGCACGCCTCCTAA